One segment of Candidatus Paceibacterota bacterium DNA contains the following:
- a CDS encoding LAGLIDADG endonuclease → MDNIVGRLQSSFSAHQIDVLIGSLLGDARLECRSIGIRSPVTARFRVHHGLKQKEYVLWKFNVLKEIVNKEPSEISWDNPKRGLREISWYFHTKSLKELGFLYHYFYKNGTKILPHDIFSFLNPRMIAIWFMDDGSNTKESFTLSTHSFSKVDHEQIVEFLRKSLKINATIVKDRTKLKISIGRYDFQKFIAIVEPHIIPSMIYKIANPRNDLLVHS, encoded by the coding sequence ATGGATAATATCGTGGGAAGATTGCAATCTTCATTTTCCGCGCATCAGATTGATGTGCTTATTGGGTCATTGTTGGGTGATGCGCGCTTAGAATGCCGGTCAATTGGAATACGATCTCCAGTGACGGCACGATTTAGAGTGCATCATGGATTGAAGCAAAAAGAATATGTATTGTGGAAATTCAATGTCTTGAAAGAAATTGTGAATAAAGAACCATCTGAAATTTCATGGGATAACCCTAAAAGAGGTTTGCGTGAGATTTCTTGGTACTTTCATACTAAAAGTTTGAAAGAATTAGGTTTTCTTTATCATTATTTCTACAAAAATGGGACAAAGATATTACCGCACGATATATTTAGTTTTCTCAATCCAAGAATGATCGCGATTTGGTTTATGGATGATGGTTCTAATACCAAGGAAAGTTTTACATTGAGCACTCATAGTTTTTCTAAAGTAGACCATGAGCAAATAGTAGAATTTCTGAGAAAATCATTAAAAATCAACGCGACAATTGTAAAGGATCGAACAAAGCTTAAGATAAGTATTGGAAGATATGATTTCCAGAAATTTATTGCTATTGTTGAGCCTCATATAATCCCTTCAATGATTTATAAGATTGCTAATCCCCGTAACGACTTGCTTGTTCACAGTTAA
- a CDS encoding LAGLIDADG endonuclease — protein MVNTVGSCENKHWYKKWIPIKNGVTISPAQRSLITGSLLGDGTMRMGKGAVNANLKIEQGLAQKDYVLWKYEILKPLVFTEPKISYRYTAQKEKYQKSWWFRTIRHPLLTDIYNTFYIPNGYKTGRKIVPKSIVSEIDALGLAIWIMDDGSYSKKHIDISTYSFLEPEINLLQLALKKKFNVEMKYYKDRDRGYRMYCNTKETKKLIQTIKPYIIPSMMYKIGFHDPVTTGSESVKTEEVKMVGVLA, from the coding sequence ATGGTTAACACCGTGGGAAGTTGTGAAAATAAACATTGGTATAAAAAATGGATACCGATTAAAAATGGGGTTACTATTTCGCCCGCACAGAGATCTTTAATCACAGGATCTCTCCTGGGCGATGGCACGATGAGAATGGGTAAGGGTGCAGTCAATGCTAATCTAAAGATAGAACAAGGTTTAGCACAAAAAGATTATGTTTTATGGAAATATGAAATTTTAAAGCCACTTGTTTTTACAGAACCAAAAATTAGTTATAGATATACTGCACAAAAAGAAAAATACCAAAAATCATGGTGGTTTCGGACGATTCGCCACCCATTATTAACTGATATTTATAATACATTTTATATCCCTAACGGATATAAAACAGGAAGGAAAATAGTTCCTAAAAGTATTGTAAGTGAAATTGATGCTTTGGGACTTGCCATCTGGATTATGGATGACGGTTCTTACAGTAAAAAGCACATTGATATCAGCACCTATTCATTTTTAGAACCAGAAATCAATTTGTTACAGCTCGCACTAAAGAAGAAATTTAATGTGGAGATGAAATATTACAAGGACAGAGACAGGGGGTACAGAATGTATTGTAATACAAAAGAAACAAAAAAATTGATTCAAACTATTAAGCCGTATATCATCCCATCGATGATGTATAAAATAGGTTTTCACGACCCCGTAACGACTGGATCCGAATCTGTAAAAACAGAGGAGGTGAAGATGGTGGGTGTCCTGGCATAA